The Apium graveolens cultivar Ventura chromosome 6, ASM990537v1, whole genome shotgun sequence genome contains a region encoding:
- the LOC141665359 gene encoding uncharacterized protein LOC141665359, whose translation MGYNDSQLTPSDAPIYGFNQVKFQVEGAIQLPVTIGEEPREATQMLKFQIVKSASTYNAITGRTRIHTFKTVLLTYHMVLKFPTRNNVGEAKGDQKMVRSCHVTALRPDGTGGQVLPIEDMDVRDNEELRGKPTENLVPIPLDSLDP comes from the coding sequence ATGGGCTACAATGACTCCCAACTGACTCCATCCGACGCACCCATATACGGGTTTAATCAAGTGAAATTCCAAGTCGAAGGAGCAATACAACTTCCTGTGACTATTGGGGAAGAGCCCAGGGAGGCCACGCAAATGTTAAAATTTCAGATTGTTAAGTCAGCTTCTACCTATAACGCTATCACGGGCAGAACAAGGATCCATACGTTCAAGACTGTGCTCTTAACCTATCACATGGTTTTGAAGTTCCCGACTAGGAACAATGTTGGAGAGGCAAAAGGAGATCAGAAAATGGTCCGCAGTTGCCATGTTACAGCACTTAGGCCCGATGGAACTGGGGGGCAGGTCCTCCCTatagaagacatggatgtccgTGATAATGAAGAACTTCGAGGGAAGCCAACAGAGAATTTAGTCCCAA